Below is a window of Corynebacterium kalinowskii DNA.
GTGATTAAAGACGGTCGGGTCGCTCAACGGGGCAAAATCGACACTTTGCGCGAACTTGCCGGCCACCGGGTGAGTGCCAACGTCGATGGGAAGCACATCTTGGAAACGGTTCCGGAGACTAACGTGAACGCCATCCTCGAGCGGCTGCTTGCCCAAGGCGCAACCAACATCTCTGTCACTACCGCGAGCCTGGAGGAGACATTCCTCAAGGCATACGCTAATGATGGGAGTGACCAATGAAAGCGCTAACTTACGCTCGGCATGAATTACGAATAAATCGGGTGTTTTTACTTGCCTGGATTATCCCATTATGGTCCATACCCACCATGTTTATTCCCGCCTATGAGTCTTATTATCCAAATGTCGAGGACCGGCAAGGACTCATCAGCGGCATGCAAATCAATCTAGGCATGCGCGCCATGTACGGCAAGCTGTACGATCCTGGCACCCTCGGCCAACTCATGGCATGGGAGGGCGCGGGCTGGCTGTTGATCCTCAGCGCGGTGATGGCCGTGATCTTGACCTTCCGATGCTACCGAAAGCCGGAAGCGAGCAGCCTAGGGGAGCTGCCCCGTGCAACAGGTCTCAGCCGGCTCGACATTGCCCTCGGCACGTTGCTCCTCGTCTCCGCTGTCTCGTTGATCCTCGGCTTGGGCATTACTGGCGTTCTCGTCGCCCTCAATGCCTTCTACGGAGAAATGTCGACCAAGGGAGCCGTTGCCTACGGCCTCGCCATCTTCATCAGCACCCTTGGCTCGGCAGTCCTCGCGGCCGCCGCTAGTCTGTTCACCCGTAATGAACACACCCGCGTCGGCTTATTACTAGTGGGGTTGGGGTACATGTCGCGCGCGCTTGCCGACGTCCAAGGCATCGACTTCTTCAACTGGATCACCCCTCTGGGTTGGTTTGGCCTCGTGCGACCCTTCACCGATGACCGATTCTGGGTGCTTGGCATCGCCTTTGCCGCCACCACGGCTCTGGCTGCACTGTGGCTCTACGCGGAGCGCGGTCGAGAGTACGGCATGGGAATTCTCCCCGTTACGCAGCGCAAGGCGCCAAAGCCACGTGCTATTGGAAGCCCGTGGAAGCTACGCCGTCTGCTGGATCGCGGTTTCCATCTCACGTGGGTGATCACCGCGTTCGCTATTTCCCTGTTCATGTCGAGCCTCAGTTCCTCGATGGATGATCTGCTGAAAGAAGACGAGACCACAGGTCAGATCTTCAAGCAGATGTTCGGCGGTATGAATCTTGAAATCGCCTTTCTGACCTACATGGCTGACTTCCTCGGCATCATCATGGCCGTTGCTGCAGTCGCCGGGGTAATGAAACTGCGCGGTGAGGAGCGCGATCGGCACGTAGATCTAATCCGGGCCCAGGGCACGTCCCGGGAGCTGCCAATGAAGCTGCAAGCAGCCTCCACGGTGACGTTCATTGTGGGAGTCGTCCTAGCCATGGTTGCCGGTAGTGTTCTGGGCGTCATGCTGCAGTCAAAGCATGCAGAGGACGTGTGGAAGGTCGCTGCCACAGCGAACGCCGCCCAGGTGGCCCCGATGCTCGTGCTTGCGGGCCTGACGGCACTACTCATTGGACTCTGGCCGAAACAAGCGTGGGTGTCCTGGCTGCCATTGATCTACTCGGCAGTTGTCTCCATCATCGCACCATTGTTCCAGGCTCCCGAATGGTTGCTCAAGACCTCGGCCTTCGGCCATACGATCTACTCCGAGGACACCTCAGCATGGCCGGCCTGGGTGGCAATGATGATCATTGGCACGATCGGGTTGATCGCGGCGTGGATTTTCGCAGGTAAGAGGGAAATTGCGTAGGCTCTAAGCCATGACTGATTTTTCTTGCAGCAGGCGTATGTTCCTCCTCGGCACCGCAACCACCTTCGCAGGTGCGGTGCTCGCCGCGTGTGGCAGCGAGAAGGCAGGTGGCGTCGCCATCTCAGACGTACCTGTCGGAAGCGCTGTGTTGGTCGATAATTTCATCATCGCCCAACCATCCGCAGGCGTGTACAAGGCATACAGCAACGTGTGCCCCCACCAGGGCGCTGACATCAACAAGATCGAAGGCGGACAGGCCATCTGCCCGAAGCACAACTCGGTCTTTAGCCTAGAAGACGGGTCAGTAGTCTCCGGCCCGGCGCGAGGCGCCATGGCTCCGGCCAAGCTAACCAAAGAGGGCGATCAGCTCCAGGTCGCGCGGGCGTAGCTCGCAGCCACATCGAACTCGGCCCCAAGCTCATGCGCGGCGCGCCACGGCCAGTGCGGATCGCGCAGTGCGGCGCGACCGATGAGAACAGCGTCGAGTTCTTCGCGTTCCAGATAGCCGTTGGCTTGCGCTGGTTCTGTAATCAGGCCGACGCCGGCGGTAAAGATGCCGGTTTCGCGACGAATCTCGGCCGCAAGATCGGTTTGATAGTTCGGCGCAACCGGGATGTCGGCTGGGACCAGGCCACCGCTGGAAACGGACAGTACATCCACGCCGCGTTCCTGCAGCAGGCGCGTGAGCTCGATCGTCTGAGCGACGTCCCAGGATGCCTGCTCGTCGACCCAGTCTGTCGCCGAAACGCGGACGATCAGCGGCATGCCTTCAGGAATGGTGTCGCGGACAGCGTCGACGACCTCCAAAATGAGGCGGGTGCGTCCAGCGAAAGTGCCGCCGTAGTCGTCGATACGCGTGTTGCTCAGTGGCGACAAAAACTGGTGCAGTAGGTAGCCGTGGGCGGCGTGAATTTCAACGGCGTCGAAGCCAGCAG
It encodes the following:
- a CDS encoding Rieske (2Fe-2S) protein — protein: MTDFSCSRRMFLLGTATTFAGAVLAACGSEKAGGVAISDVPVGSAVLVDNFIIAQPSAGVYKAYSNVCPHQGADINKIEGGQAICPKHNSVFSLEDGSVVSGPARGAMAPAKLTKEGDQLQVARA
- a CDS encoding NADH:flavin oxidoreductase/NADH oxidase — translated: MNIFAPVTIRDLEIKNRIWLPPMCQYQVTTEDGVPNNWHLTHYGARAVGGFGLIIVEASAVAPEGRISPRDTGLWSAKHILAWHPIVSFAQAQGAKMAVQLAHAGRKASTYPGLPGFSRGTVPPAEGGWETIEPGSMTHAEVLQIPSQFAESARCAVAAGFDAVEIHAAHGYLLHQFLSPLSNTRIDDYGGTFAGRTRLILEVVDAVRDTIPEGMPLIVRVSATDWVDEQASWDVAQTIELTRLLQERGVDVLSVSSGGLVPADIPVAPNYQTDLAAEIRRETGIFTAGVGLITEPAQANGYLEREELDAVLIGRAALRDPHWPWRAAHELGAEFDVAASYARATWS